The following are encoded in a window of Brevibacillus sp. DP1.3A genomic DNA:
- a CDS encoding S-layer homology domain-containing protein — translation MNKRAMMSYLLASVLAMAGFTGVADSLTVQAAAPAKDYASHTAKAAIDFGVQKKYLWLDSKGNFYPNSQITQGQFIASLVAIRELKEVAPVPQLPAGHWAKMSYEKAQKAGILAGVKVEPNRLLTKEETAALVYAAWKPIRGEKNPNLTNTGALITWGWMKPAPSGQPKFREDLPVTRGEAAEILRYLWKDKWQLEQGAKFADEFHKSLKVVNGKISGKVPKGDSDFKIIAQVNKKPDGREGFLNNQSFNIPVNNVSFITFLIINYNDSTDAGVYKYTKLPVLEQTNYTRKFYTEKGTK, via the coding sequence ATGAACAAACGTGCAATGATGTCATACCTACTAGCATCTGTCCTTGCAATGGCAGGGTTTACTGGAGTTGCTGACAGTCTTACCGTACAAGCTGCTGCGCCAGCGAAGGATTACGCTTCACATACAGCAAAGGCAGCTATTGATTTCGGTGTACAGAAGAAATACTTATGGCTGGATAGCAAGGGGAACTTTTATCCGAATAGTCAAATCACGCAGGGGCAGTTTATCGCGAGTTTAGTAGCCATTCGCGAATTGAAGGAGGTAGCACCCGTGCCACAGCTCCCAGCAGGGCACTGGGCGAAGATGAGCTATGAGAAGGCGCAGAAAGCGGGGATTTTGGCGGGGGTGAAGGTTGAGCCGAACAGACTGTTAACGAAGGAAGAAACGGCAGCGCTGGTGTATGCTGCATGGAAGCCGATTCGCGGTGAAAAGAATCCGAATTTAACTAATACCGGGGCGCTTATCACGTGGGGATGGATGAAGCCAGCTCCTAGTGGTCAGCCTAAATTTCGTGAGGATTTACCTGTGACGCGAGGGGAAGCGGCGGAGATTTTGCGTTATTTGTGGAAGGATAAGTGGCAGCTTGAGCAAGGGGCGAAATTTGCTGATGAGTTTCATAAGAGCTTAAAGGTTGTGAATGGGAAGATTAGTGGGAAGGTGCCTAAGGGTGATAGTGATTTTAAGATCATAGCTCAAGTCAATAAAAAGCCAGACGGAAGAGAAGGTTTTTTAAACAATCAATCTTTTAACATTCCTGTAAATAACGTAAGTTTTATAACCTTTTTGATAATAAACTACAATGACTCAACCGATGCAGGAGTCTACAAATATACAAAGTTGCCTGTTCTAGAACAAACTAATTACACCCGAAAATTTTATACAGAGAAGGGTACGAAATAA
- a CDS encoding YwhD family protein — translation MDIFDNKKGGFTIMSGKTDVHGGFGQGVLDLNAVSSVIIDGDEAYIDMGALHAKSSVEKGIKWTMNKEEVPNGKPYWLVWVTVDRNEAGPYYAGATACYMEIDREARRGYKILADHVNRMDYSMKRRIMLSDLSEKEKAALKKLLIDNNADMFENSTEELKQNLS, via the coding sequence ATGGATATTTTTGATAATAAAAAAGGCGGCTTTACCATTATGAGTGGAAAAACTGATGTACACGGAGGTTTTGGTCAAGGTGTACTCGACCTGAATGCTGTGTCCTCGGTCATTATCGATGGGGACGAAGCGTACATTGACATGGGTGCCTTGCATGCCAAAAGTTCTGTAGAAAAGGGCATCAAATGGACGATGAATAAAGAAGAAGTACCAAATGGAAAGCCTTATTGGCTCGTTTGGGTAACAGTCGATCGCAATGAAGCTGGTCCTTATTATGCAGGGGCAACCGCGTGCTATATGGAAATCGATAGGGAAGCGCGTCGGGGCTACAAAATTTTGGCAGATCACGTGAATCGCATGGATTACTCCATGAAGAGACGCATTATGCTGTCCGATCTATCCGAGAAGGAAAAAGCCGCTCTGAAAAAGCTTTTGATTGATAATAACGCGGATATGTTTGAGAATTCCACTGAGGAATTAAAGCAAAATTTGTCCTAA
- a CDS encoding ABC transporter permease, giving the protein MHMLLIKRRKFTLSVLVFFLLVGLVTTYPNFAGASPNYHNIKVATVNSNKVLVPEGVYDVLQIEEIDGLLGATVSQIEVDRAIDSNKVLGFADIYKKADRGWYFVDEYEAAYWINRFGGNPNYILGGAANVYSKKITSDTAIDFDAYQAYNLAELASASGGAGYTKGDNLVPDGKGGYISVGHFRTTPQPSGSITTDKTKYNLNETVEIHANATDFSYYDRGIFVWSLNVINKSTGRGYKSILSNQKFNDPSTAIPSVNETSSPPGYKWTYKNTEYKPTEPGVYEVSLTITDLHQRSRQGSSSISVSTPYTAQFTVGDVTPPEKPDPEKPDPGPACSIGSTKTKLNIQVVGDKDIKDHNAVASGGSDIAVEKNADITLSANKPGKYTMNGYDMKPGANGNRKVATGRVGSSGRVKVVYISDDGTECWEKYLRVESLDGEDSCPIVTLSASAVRNGETIEIMPFDTLTFRAKYTTKHGDSSEASLKWDVSLPNGKSYTLPVKENDNGRWGPYDSSSLKLPYGDVHDPYYFPFERGKTYKLKLNFDGTKWGERPECNWEITIVVKDASCTIADQKKVAFLVHSEPPLPFSPEGESMNGSVSSGFTLKDPVYIKYFTEAGDQYDTNLSFSSKVSGTWYWKSPGGKTALTDKLAADEPFRLMLPASVDVGDEIVLLFESETGCTGEVRFTIESDQKCWDILASVEINRNNQKWSKDVQHGETIEIAADEIPDKYRFRMFLSDDSHFSMRWFDPASNSWERKRNGKSLDSSNTSTNSHWVYFPRDENGLLLEGLYKVQFYSTQSDGCDGHFFVQIGKGAPKPDGENLLIVKSSFQIDPKSPQAAGTDGTITFNVKNAGKLTHDTKLAVRWASSEKETSLDVKEFKPGEVRKITVPTKYPQKSEDFIAHINPAKSMPENETIWTDNRATWPVKIIGGEVPEPPDGGDDFDGGEIGLEIYDSDGRQLQKLPLHTDGVWEREPATIRVIIDQSKINEGFQKTEQEINQKITQFKAQLESSVSGDDIKNVTVTANPGWISDAKSMAVYTPSQLDLKLTGPGAPMQWQVSSASTGTEVVYTGTTVPTQTTWRQVLQSQKYKAEINGFVIVMDYQVDFELSYESCATNDEDEEMCEPQNVSKTMTGRYTITVKGAERSFEVFEPNATGSTRHTAEWAAYHARDRYPNSQPHDYYAGERILTQVELQDRHRHPVSNQFPVVTSARAWISETGLRQTSLQSLLALQQATPQLWRGPSYSASKLGAREVGVDTPLMGDKQHGFQKDASYAVYYTVSFRFDVNKGFPYQNKASGQGHELKDYQLPFRIIANAWERQGIRNHTTQ; this is encoded by the coding sequence ATGCATATGTTATTAATTAAGCGCAGAAAATTTACTTTATCTGTGCTTGTGTTTTTTCTATTAGTTGGTTTGGTTACTACGTATCCAAATTTTGCGGGTGCCTCACCAAACTATCATAATATTAAAGTCGCAACGGTTAATTCAAATAAGGTGCTTGTACCAGAAGGTGTGTACGATGTACTTCAAATCGAAGAGATAGATGGACTTCTTGGTGCAACAGTTTCTCAGATTGAAGTAGATCGGGCCATTGATAGTAATAAAGTATTAGGGTTTGCAGATATATACAAAAAGGCCGACAGAGGATGGTACTTCGTTGACGAATACGAAGCTGCTTACTGGATCAATCGATTTGGTGGAAACCCTAACTATATTCTCGGAGGGGCTGCTAATGTTTATAGTAAGAAAATTACCAGCGATACTGCAATTGATTTCGATGCCTACCAAGCCTACAACCTCGCAGAACTAGCCTCCGCATCAGGCGGCGCAGGCTACACCAAAGGAGACAACCTCGTCCCAGACGGCAAAGGCGGATACATCTCAGTAGGCCACTTTCGAACAACCCCACAACCCAGCGGCAGCATAACCACTGACAAAACCAAATACAACCTCAACGAAACAGTTGAGATCCATGCAAATGCCACGGACTTTTCTTACTATGACCGCGGCATTTTTGTATGGTCTTTAAATGTGATCAACAAGTCAACAGGACGTGGATACAAGAGCATCTTATCTAATCAAAAATTCAACGATCCAAGCACGGCTATCCCCTCAGTAAACGAGACAAGCAGTCCCCCAGGCTACAAGTGGACCTATAAAAATACCGAATATAAGCCTACCGAGCCAGGCGTGTATGAAGTATCGCTAACAATTACCGACCTGCATCAAAGAAGCCGCCAAGGATCAAGCAGCATAAGCGTTTCGACACCTTATACTGCACAATTCACAGTAGGTGATGTAACTCCACCGGAAAAACCCGATCCCGAAAAGCCTGACCCAGGTCCAGCCTGCTCGATCGGATCAACAAAAACCAAACTGAACATTCAAGTCGTTGGCGACAAGGATATAAAAGACCACAATGCTGTTGCAAGCGGCGGCTCAGATATTGCTGTCGAAAAAAATGCCGATATCACCCTATCTGCCAATAAACCAGGAAAATACACAATGAATGGTTATGACATGAAGCCTGGAGCGAATGGGAATCGGAAGGTCGCAACAGGTAGAGTGGGTAGCTCTGGACGGGTAAAAGTCGTCTACATCAGTGATGATGGAACAGAGTGCTGGGAGAAATATTTGAGAGTAGAGTCGCTAGACGGGGAGGACTCATGCCCCATTGTAACGCTGTCGGCATCTGCAGTAAGAAACGGTGAAACGATTGAGATTATGCCGTTCGATACGCTTACGTTCCGAGCCAAATACACGACCAAACACGGAGATAGCTCGGAGGCATCGCTCAAGTGGGATGTATCACTTCCAAACGGAAAAAGCTATACCTTGCCAGTCAAGGAAAATGACAATGGCAGATGGGGACCCTATGATTCCTCCAGTTTAAAGCTTCCGTACGGGGATGTTCATGACCCGTACTATTTTCCATTCGAGCGAGGGAAAACGTACAAACTGAAGCTAAACTTCGATGGGACAAAGTGGGGGGAGCGACCTGAATGCAATTGGGAAATAACGATCGTCGTAAAAGATGCTTCTTGCACAATCGCTGATCAAAAAAAGGTTGCGTTTTTAGTACATAGCGAACCACCTCTGCCATTTTCTCCTGAAGGGGAAAGCATGAATGGATCAGTCAGCTCAGGCTTTACATTGAAAGACCCCGTATACATCAAGTACTTTACGGAGGCTGGTGATCAATACGATACCAATCTATCGTTTTCCTCGAAGGTATCTGGTACCTGGTATTGGAAGAGTCCCGGAGGAAAAACAGCGTTAACAGACAAGCTTGCAGCGGACGAGCCATTCAGGCTCATGTTGCCGGCAAGCGTAGATGTTGGCGATGAAATCGTACTGCTGTTCGAGTCCGAGACGGGCTGTACGGGGGAGGTGCGATTCACCATTGAATCCGACCAAAAATGCTGGGATATTCTAGCGTCAGTAGAAATCAATCGAAACAACCAAAAGTGGAGCAAGGATGTTCAACATGGTGAAACCATTGAAATAGCAGCAGATGAGATTCCAGACAAGTATCGGTTTCGTATGTTTTTGTCAGATGATAGTCACTTTTCTATGAGATGGTTCGATCCTGCGTCAAACTCCTGGGAAAGAAAGCGAAACGGAAAATCACTCGATAGCTCAAACACCTCCACAAATAGCCACTGGGTGTATTTCCCGAGGGACGAAAATGGTCTACTTTTAGAAGGGCTGTACAAGGTGCAATTTTATTCAACCCAGAGTGATGGCTGCGACGGTCATTTTTTTGTGCAAATCGGCAAAGGCGCTCCAAAACCGGATGGAGAGAATTTGCTTATTGTGAAATCGAGCTTTCAAATTGATCCGAAGAGCCCTCAAGCCGCAGGAACCGATGGGACGATTACATTCAACGTGAAGAATGCCGGGAAATTAACGCATGATACGAAATTGGCTGTACGGTGGGCTAGTTCAGAAAAGGAAACCAGCTTGGACGTGAAGGAATTCAAGCCGGGTGAGGTGCGTAAGATCACGGTTCCGACGAAGTATCCACAAAAATCCGAGGATTTTATTGCCCATATCAACCCTGCGAAATCCATGCCGGAAAACGAGACGATCTGGACGGACAATCGTGCGACTTGGCCAGTGAAAATAATTGGTGGGGAAGTTCCCGAGCCGCCTGATGGTGGAGACGATTTTGATGGCGGTGAAATTGGCTTAGAGATTTATGACAGTGATGGTCGACAGCTACAAAAACTGCCGCTACATACAGACGGCGTGTGGGAACGTGAGCCTGCTACGATTCGCGTGATCATTGATCAGTCGAAAATAAACGAAGGCTTCCAAAAAACAGAGCAGGAGATCAATCAGAAAATCACGCAATTTAAAGCACAATTGGAGAGTTCAGTCAGTGGGGACGATATCAAAAACGTAACCGTCACTGCGAATCCCGGGTGGATTTCAGATGCCAAGAGCATGGCAGTTTATACACCATCGCAGCTTGATCTGAAGCTGACAGGCCCCGGAGCGCCGATGCAATGGCAGGTAAGCAGTGCATCTACAGGCACTGAGGTTGTGTACACAGGAACCACGGTCCCAACGCAGACGACTTGGCGCCAAGTACTCCAATCGCAAAAGTACAAAGCAGAAATCAACGGCTTTGTCATCGTGATGGATTATCAGGTCGATTTTGAACTGTCCTACGAGAGCTGCGCGACGAACGACGAAGATGAAGAGATGTGTGAACCACAGAACGTATCCAAAACAATGACAGGACGCTATACCATTACGGTAAAAGGGGCAGAGCGCTCCTTTGAAGTATTTGAGCCGAATGCAACAGGCTCGACTCGCCATACAGCCGAATGGGCAGCGTATCATGCCAGAGACCGGTATCCAAATAGCCAGCCACATGATTACTACGCGGGGGAGCGCATTTTGACACAAGTGGAGCTGCAGGATCGACACCGCCATCCTGTGAGCAACCAGTTTCCTGTCGTGACATCTGCGCGGGCGTGGATTTCAGAAACTGGCTTACGCCAAACGTCGTTACAGTCGTTGTTAGCCTTGCAACAAGCGACTCCCCAGCTCTGGAGAGGACCTTCTTATTCCGCTTCCAAGCTAGGAGCTCGTGAAGTGGGCGTAGATACGCCTTTGATGGGGGATAAACAGCATGGCTTCCAAAAGGATGCGAGCTATGCTGTTTATTACACCGTTTCCTTTCGTTTTGATGTAAACAAGGGCTTCCCCTATCAAAATAAAGCCTCCGGGCAAGGACACGAACTAAAAGATTATCAACTACCCTTCCGTATCATTGCAAATGCATGGGAACGACAAGGAATCCGAAACCATACGACTCAGTAA
- a CDS encoding co-chaperone YbbN: MDVSRSKQWWLWIVLGVVMLAVGISTWSTASAQEVRVVYVYSDSCGYCTEFGPTFERVVKAYPPEMIQRLDIHKQKELDEASRLGAEATPTVFVVKQGKVVDKLEGAVPENTLRSFLQRNLNQTLSKNG; this comes from the coding sequence ATGGACGTGAGTAGAAGCAAGCAATGGTGGCTGTGGATCGTGCTCGGTGTTGTTATGCTTGCCGTCGGTATAAGTACGTGGAGTACAGCCAGTGCACAAGAAGTAAGAGTGGTGTACGTCTATAGTGATAGCTGCGGATATTGTACAGAGTTCGGCCCGACATTCGAGAGAGTTGTGAAGGCATATCCACCCGAAATGATCCAACGACTGGATATCCATAAGCAGAAAGAGCTGGATGAAGCGTCGCGACTAGGTGCAGAGGCAACCCCCACTGTTTTTGTCGTCAAACAAGGTAAGGTGGTTGATAAGCTGGAAGGGGCGGTGCCCGAGAATACGTTGCGAAGCTTTTTGCAAAGGAACCTAAATCAGACTCTTTCTAAAAATGGATAA
- a CDS encoding transglycosylase domain-containing protein has translation MEVIREAPLLRYLRWAKKFVKFTILSLLCFSFAILLLILYLRSQPLPETFVKQTTTIYASDGEVLDTMHRGENRISVPLAEISPALLDATIAIEDRSFREHFGFDWKRLAMAAYVDVINMDKRQGASTITQQLARNLYLSLDKTWERKIKEALLSIQLELNYSKDEILEMYVNQIYYGHSAYGVQAAAQTYFGKDAKDLTVAESAMLAGIPKGPTYYSPFVDLERAKARQKLILNAMERDNLLTSKEVEKAYAEPIKLKQRTNENVTEPAPYFRDYIANLVKNKYGIDEEKFIHGGLKIHTTLDPVVQKKAEDIVASVLPKNNTNLQVALVAMDPATGYIKAMVGGRDYKVSQFNRVLGKRQPGSSFKPIMYLSALQNGYTPLTLMKSEPTVFTYDNNKQYIPGNFGGKYPNALINMREAIKTSDNIYAVKTIDFLGPQKVVDQAKQLGISSSMQAVPSLALGTSPVSPLELNAAYAAIVNKGQAVKPIAITSIEDSEGNILVEEKPEKTQVADPVASALLVNMMQSVFEQGGTGYRVAGEMNRPVAGKTGSTDYDAWLSGFTPQLVSTVWVGYDKNQKVDDVKEGYLSKKIWAQFMESALKGQPPALFDMPTGVVSVYIDPTSGKLATEHCPNPQLFYFASGTEPQDYCTDHIPKNETPTPLKPPDSSTFWQRMGSWWKPNQ, from the coding sequence ATGGAAGTCATTCGCGAAGCCCCATTGCTGCGCTATTTGCGTTGGGCTAAGAAATTTGTAAAATTTACCATTCTCAGCCTATTATGTTTCTCTTTTGCCATCTTGCTACTCATTTTGTACTTACGCTCACAACCACTTCCGGAAACGTTTGTGAAGCAAACCACAACGATTTACGCTTCCGATGGAGAGGTTTTGGATACGATGCACCGTGGCGAGAACCGGATTTCTGTGCCACTTGCAGAAATTTCACCCGCATTGCTTGATGCGACCATTGCGATCGAGGACCGTTCGTTCCGCGAACATTTCGGTTTTGATTGGAAAAGATTAGCTATGGCCGCTTATGTCGATGTCATTAACATGGACAAGCGTCAAGGTGCCAGCACCATCACTCAACAATTGGCAAGAAATCTGTACCTCAGCTTGGACAAAACATGGGAGCGAAAAATCAAAGAAGCCTTGCTTTCGATTCAGCTTGAACTGAATTACAGCAAGGATGAAATATTAGAAATGTACGTGAACCAGATTTATTATGGTCATTCAGCTTATGGCGTACAAGCTGCTGCCCAAACCTATTTCGGCAAGGACGCTAAAGATTTGACGGTTGCAGAGAGCGCCATGCTGGCAGGCATCCCTAAGGGTCCTACTTATTATTCACCATTTGTCGATTTGGAACGCGCCAAAGCCAGACAAAAGCTCATTTTGAATGCCATGGAGCGCGACAATCTACTGACATCGAAGGAAGTAGAGAAAGCCTACGCGGAACCAATCAAGCTGAAACAGCGGACAAACGAGAATGTAACCGAGCCAGCTCCTTATTTCCGCGATTACATCGCCAATTTGGTCAAAAACAAATACGGCATTGACGAAGAAAAATTTATTCATGGCGGTCTGAAAATCCATACGACCCTTGATCCAGTCGTACAAAAAAAGGCCGAGGATATTGTCGCCTCCGTCTTACCGAAGAACAATACGAATTTGCAGGTAGCCCTCGTCGCCATGGACCCTGCTACCGGCTATATCAAAGCAATGGTAGGTGGACGTGACTACAAGGTGAGTCAGTTCAATCGCGTGCTTGGTAAGAGGCAGCCCGGTTCCTCCTTCAAGCCGATCATGTATTTGTCAGCCTTGCAAAACGGCTATACACCGCTCACTTTGATGAAGAGCGAACCGACCGTTTTTACCTACGATAACAATAAGCAGTACATTCCCGGCAATTTTGGTGGAAAATATCCAAACGCACTGATCAACATGCGTGAAGCAATCAAAACCTCCGACAACATTTATGCCGTCAAGACCATTGATTTTCTCGGGCCGCAAAAAGTGGTCGATCAGGCAAAGCAATTAGGCATCTCCAGCTCGATGCAAGCAGTTCCCTCTCTGGCACTTGGAACTTCACCTGTCTCTCCCTTAGAGTTAAACGCAGCTTATGCAGCAATCGTCAACAAGGGACAGGCAGTGAAGCCTATTGCCATTACCTCTATCGAGGACAGCGAGGGCAACATTTTGGTTGAAGAAAAACCAGAGAAAACACAGGTAGCCGATCCTGTCGCATCTGCTCTCTTAGTGAATATGATGCAAAGTGTTTTTGAACAAGGTGGTACCGGATATCGCGTTGCTGGTGAAATGAACCGACCTGTTGCAGGGAAAACAGGTTCGACGGATTATGACGCTTGGCTGAGCGGATTCACTCCGCAGCTGGTTTCGACCGTATGGGTGGGTTACGACAAAAACCAAAAGGTCGATGACGTAAAGGAAGGCTATCTGTCCAAAAAAATCTGGGCCCAGTTCATGGAAAGTGCGCTCAAAGGTCAGCCCCCTGCACTCTTTGACATGCCAACTGGTGTTGTTTCTGTCTATATCGATCCCACTTCTGGAAAACTGGCGACCGAGCATTGTCCGAATCCACAGCTCTTTTATTTCGCCAGCGGAACAGAGCCTCAAGATTACTGCACGGATCACATCCCGAAGAATGAGACACCGACACCTTTAAAGCCGCCAGATTCTTCGACCTTCTGGCAGCGCATGGGCAGTTGGTGGAAACCGAATCAATAA
- a CDS encoding esterase, translating to MGIITRRLLCVLLLFALCLGNTVEQGWAKEREIFVEEAWAWIDEGEVRFQALLSGTPDKVELSVNQDSDSKTRSFHGESQISLAVMPMDDRPIQVTMFIDDSEEPLRIWELSLPEHIEPTVEKIKIKKAPWDEMAANQEEPLELIEIELEDQNEAPPEEEEQEQEKDATDEELSRLAEEFYAHFSGENKPGEAELRNREARFEVEPNDSLGSKSDWLFDGKDSHGKISSKDDVDFWKIRGTTNGKMNISLTDIQANEDYDLYVYDEEERELARSEQHGNEPELIEGLALEKDKWYYIKVVGKQGSFSKDYYYRLRADFFADQGGDKVDGYEPNDTMEAAYELDAYKRNIVGNLHSKTDVDFYSVSFKLSSTVGVSLKDIPTGMDMDVFLLDEAGKVVARSEKAKNSDEHMIFNAYPGTYKVKVMASKRSGFTANSYSLYIGDRTIPVILIPGVGGSRLEVEQNGKRSEIWLALGDSLIGINDPKHRRLLSLEPIKPNSVDVQPVVRDATIHPEKDDFYAIEYLSYAPFLKELTEQYYSMVKELEKQGYKKHRTLFALPYDWRYSSTKNAKLLKEEIDAALKASGANQVHLVAHSMGGLLVKETLLSNVSYQRKVNRVVYMGTPFLGSPRAYQALKHGYNFSIPWLDEETGKVISSYAPAVYELLPSKKYFETVGFLKKSNIQYYTYDEFLKDKNIRLDYAPLVRHGGKMHEKWDNKTINVPQYSIVGTGQVTLLGYFYDSFYNEWSPILDPGVGDGTVPYMSANYAQKDMKKRYYVKGEHAKLPTIPEVIDQVTRLLQGDEELQSGLRNVPDQNADYLYYIIAQDDKSFPEVTVHKSGQTFTLDANKKEVREDLSIEYHDRIVVIHVRDGEDLKFQPPVAVEGEESARFLIKRFSSDDSDRYKETGRHYVLDERGLAEVEESTDSNDV from the coding sequence GTGGGAATAATCACGCGGCGCTTGCTATGTGTACTTCTCCTATTCGCTTTATGCTTGGGAAATACAGTGGAACAGGGCTGGGCAAAAGAACGGGAGATATTCGTAGAGGAAGCGTGGGCATGGATCGACGAAGGAGAGGTGCGTTTTCAGGCACTATTATCGGGTACTCCGGATAAAGTCGAGCTGTCTGTTAATCAGGACAGCGACAGCAAAACCCGTTCTTTTCACGGGGAGTCTCAGATTTCCCTCGCCGTAATGCCTATGGATGATCGTCCTATCCAGGTAACGATGTTCATCGATGATTCAGAAGAGCCGTTACGTATCTGGGAGCTATCGTTACCTGAACACATAGAGCCGACCGTAGAAAAAATAAAAATCAAAAAGGCGCCTTGGGATGAAATGGCTGCCAATCAGGAAGAACCGTTAGAATTGATCGAAATAGAGCTCGAAGACCAAAACGAAGCTCCGCCAGAAGAGGAAGAACAAGAACAGGAGAAGGATGCCACCGATGAAGAGCTTTCGCGGCTGGCAGAGGAATTTTATGCGCATTTTTCAGGCGAGAATAAGCCAGGAGAGGCGGAACTACGCAATAGAGAAGCTCGCTTTGAGGTAGAGCCGAATGATAGCTTAGGCAGCAAATCGGATTGGCTATTTGATGGAAAGGACAGCCATGGAAAGATTAGCAGCAAAGATGATGTGGATTTTTGGAAAATCAGAGGAACAACAAATGGAAAGATGAATATTTCCCTCACAGATATTCAGGCAAACGAAGACTACGATTTGTATGTGTATGATGAGGAGGAGCGGGAGCTTGCCCGTTCAGAGCAGCATGGAAATGAGCCTGAGCTAATCGAGGGACTGGCACTGGAAAAAGACAAATGGTACTACATCAAGGTCGTTGGAAAGCAGGGCTCGTTTTCGAAAGATTACTACTACCGCTTGCGAGCTGATTTTTTCGCGGATCAAGGAGGGGACAAGGTAGATGGATACGAGCCGAATGACACAATGGAGGCGGCCTACGAGCTAGATGCGTATAAACGAAATATCGTAGGAAATCTTCATTCAAAGACGGATGTGGATTTTTACAGCGTATCTTTTAAGCTCTCCTCTACTGTGGGGGTCTCCCTCAAGGATATCCCTACTGGAATGGATATGGACGTATTTCTGCTCGACGAGGCTGGAAAAGTAGTCGCTAGATCCGAGAAAGCGAAGAATTCGGATGAACATATGATTTTCAATGCCTATCCTGGAACCTACAAAGTCAAGGTCATGGCCAGCAAACGCTCAGGATTTACCGCAAACTCGTACAGTCTTTATATTGGAGACAGAACGATTCCGGTTATCTTAATCCCGGGAGTGGGTGGATCGCGACTCGAAGTGGAACAGAATGGAAAGAGATCGGAAATATGGTTGGCACTTGGCGATAGTCTCATTGGTATTAATGATCCCAAACACCGCAGGCTACTCTCTCTGGAGCCGATCAAGCCAAATAGTGTAGATGTACAGCCAGTCGTCCGTGACGCGACGATCCATCCGGAAAAAGACGATTTTTACGCCATCGAATATCTTTCCTATGCGCCGTTTTTAAAAGAGCTTACCGAACAGTATTACAGCATGGTAAAGGAACTGGAGAAGCAGGGATACAAGAAGCACCGAACCTTATTTGCACTTCCTTACGATTGGCGATACAGCAGCACCAAAAATGCCAAACTTCTAAAAGAAGAAATCGATGCTGCACTAAAGGCAAGTGGGGCAAATCAGGTGCATTTGGTGGCACATAGCATGGGTGGGCTCTTGGTAAAAGAAACACTTCTATCCAATGTGTCCTACCAGCGCAAAGTGAATCGTGTCGTGTATATGGGCACACCCTTCCTTGGCTCTCCACGGGCATATCAGGCCCTTAAGCACGGATACAATTTTTCGATCCCTTGGCTGGATGAGGAAACAGGGAAAGTGATTTCCTCTTATGCGCCTGCCGTTTACGAGCTGTTACCCTCCAAAAAATACTTTGAAACAGTTGGCTTCCTGAAAAAGAGTAACATTCAGTACTACACCTACGACGAATTTTTAAAGGACAAAAATATTCGCCTCGACTATGCGCCACTCGTCAGGCATGGCGGCAAGATGCATGAAAAGTGGGATAACAAAACGATCAATGTTCCACAGTATTCCATCGTAGGTACAGGCCAAGTAACATTGCTCGGTTACTTTTATGATTCTTTTTACAACGAATGGTCCCCTATTCTCGATCCTGGCGTTGGGGACGGTACCGTGCCGTATATGAGTGCCAATTACGCCCAGAAGGATATGAAAAAACGTTACTACGTGAAAGGCGAACACGCCAAGTTGCCAACCATACCAGAAGTCATCGACCAAGTAACACGATTGCTACAGGGAGATGAGGAATTACAATCAGGATTGCGCAATGTTCCGGATCAAAATGCTGACTACCTGTATTACATCATTGCACAAGATGACAAAAGCTTTCCTGAAGTGACGGTACACAAATCCGGCCAGACCTTTACGCTCGACGCCAATAAAAAAGAAGTACGGGAAGACTTGTCTATTGAATATCACGATCGCATCGTTGTCATCCATGTTCGAGATGGTGAAGACCTGAAATTCCAGCCGCCTGTAGCTGTAGAGGGAGAAGAGTCAGCGCGCTTTCTGATCAAACGCTTCTCGTCAGATGATTCGGATCGTTACAAAGAAACAGGCAGACATTACGTGCTCGATGAGCGTGGACTGGCAGAGGTAGAAGAATCTACGGATTCCAATGATGTGTAG